The following are encoded in a window of Corynebacterium argentoratense DSM 44202 genomic DNA:
- a CDS encoding NUDIX hydrolase, whose translation MSTKPGPLKRRRIPKRPMRPVAVPPSRMQTSDETSAGGLVVSGLAEAVGDDGQVDLSAVYVALIGRVDRRGRLLWSMPKGHVEPGETFEATAEREVWEETGIHGEVFHSLGVIDYWFVSEGTRIHKTVHHFLLRYVDGELNDEDPEVTEVTWVPSTELFERLAYADERKLARLAHDLLPDLARAERAAGRLTPR comes from the coding sequence ATGAGTACGAAGCCGGGACCGCTGAAGAGACGCCGTATACCTAAGCGGCCGATGAGGCCTGTCGCGGTGCCGCCGTCGCGTATGCAGACGAGTGATGAGACGTCTGCTGGTGGTTTGGTTGTGTCGGGGTTGGCTGAGGCTGTGGGTGATGATGGCCAGGTTGATTTGTCGGCTGTGTATGTGGCGTTGATTGGTCGTGTGGATCGTCGGGGGCGGTTGTTGTGGTCGATGCCTAAGGGGCATGTGGAGCCGGGGGAGACGTTTGAGGCGACGGCTGAGCGTGAGGTGTGGGAGGAGACTGGTATTCATGGTGAGGTTTTTCATTCGCTTGGTGTGATTGATTATTGGTTTGTTTCGGAGGGGACGCGGATTCATAAGACGGTTCATCATTTTTTGTTGCGTTATGTGGATGGTGAGCTTAATGATGAGGATCCTGAGGTTACGGAGGTGACGTGGGTTCCGTCGACGGAGTTGTTTGAGCGTTTGGCGTATGCGGATGAGCGTAAGTTGGCTCGTCTTGCGCATGATTTGTTGCCGGATTTGGCGCGTGCGGAGAGGGCTGCGGGGAGGCTTACACCGCGATGA